A single genomic interval of Sebastes umbrosus isolate fSebUmb1 chromosome 9, fSebUmb1.pri, whole genome shotgun sequence harbors:
- the adad1 gene encoding adenosine deaminase domain-containing protein 1 gives MISSRGSFRGSRGVSFAHILMKNAPPTSGLTKSYEPLSTLDSPSKDVFDQQGKSTFKRGYSVKNPSSPKVLIDKYTQGETDAVSLLHQLAQILQFHLEIKETMTTGNITGLYFAFCVVIDGVEYKTGMGITKKAARLKAAQLALPDLLPTLESLKSFLPEASDVPPPLPVKEEPSISDIQPCRAIHERTSSVNLQIPHSVRDQLTKLMNSHPEFSPCAGTTAAFIIQTCSGCEVVALGTGNFNTKESASSSGRIVHDSHAVVTARRSLMRFLYRHLLMFFSKTANLTEKSIFQQNSSSGLLSLKSGITLHLYVNQLPKGAAQMPSKLCLKPLSISAWQVNNEISLHLSVEGKVFSVFSSAFDHSASKVVSMSATDKLTQWQVLGYQGALLSHFIEPIYVQSILIGDIGCSDVHGMKISVSQRVEGITSQLPMFYCMMRPHISLVPSVATNSSDGCQLTYGINWSEGDSSLEVVDGLKGKTLEESPFKSGPALASRLCKAAMLHRFKLVAKEAQRQDLLATSSYREAKRMAKPYQEAKNVLRAYLLQQGFGSWLVKVSVSDKLSM, from the exons ATGATTTCATCCCGTGGATCATTTCGAGGTTCCAGAGGAGTCTCTTTTGCACATATCCTCATGAAGAATGCACCTCCAACCTCAGGACTGACTAAATCATACGAACCACTGTCTACCTTGGATAGTCCTAGCAAAGATGTCTTTGACCAACAAGGGAAAAGTACATTTAAACGTG GTTATTCTGTCAAAAATCCATCTTCACCTAAAGTGCTGATTGACAAATACACACAAGGCGAGACGGACGCCGTGTCTTTGCTCCATCAGCTTGCCCAGATTTTGCAGTTTCATTTGGAAATAAAAGAGACAATGACGACAG GCAACATAACGGGGCTTTATTTTGCCTTTTGTGTTGTGATTGATGGAGTCGAGTACAAGACTGGCATGGGAATAACAAAGAAGGCGGCTCGGCTCAAAGCGGCGCAGCTCGCTCTGCCGGACCTGCTGCCCACCTTGGAGAGTCTGAAGTCTTTCCTCCCTGAAGCATCAG atGTCCCTCCACCACTGCCAGTGAAAGAGGAGCCCTCCATCTCTGACATACAACCTTGTAGAGCCATTCACG AAAGGACAAGTTCCGTCAACCTCCAGATTCCCCACTCTGTCAGGGATCAGCTCACTAAACTAATGAACAGCCACCCAGAGTTCTCTCCCTGTGCAGGCACCACAGCAGCATTCATCATTCAGACTT gCAGCGGATGTGAGGTGGTCGCTCTAGGCACGGGGAACTTCAATACCAAAGAGAGTGCCTCGTCGAGTGGACGGATTGTTCACGATTCGCATGCAGTGGTAACTGCAAGGAGATCACTTATGAG GTTTCTGTACCGGCACCTGCTGATGTTCTTCAGCAAAACGGCCAATCTGACGGAGAAGTCGATCTTCCAGCAGAACAGCAGCAGCGGCCTCCTCAGCCTGAAGAGCGGCATCACCCTCCACCTCTATGTGAACCAACTGCCAAAGGGTGCCGCCCAGATGCCTTCCAAGCT GTGCCTGAAACCGCTCTCCATTTCGGCATGGCAAGTCAACAATGAGATCAGCCTACACCTGTCAGTGGAGGGAAAG gtGTTCTCAGTTTTCTCGTCAGCCTTTGATCACTCTGCCTCCAAGGTGGTAAGCATGTCCGCCACAGACAAGCTCACTCAGTGGCAGGTGCTGGGGTACCAGGGAGCCTTGCTCAGCCACTTCATTGAGCCCATCTATGTCCAAAGCATCCTCATAG GGGACATTGGCTGCAGTGATGTCCATGGCATGAAAATCTCTGTGAGCCAGCGCGTGGAGGGGATCACCTCCCAGCTGCCCATGTTCTACTGCATGATGAGGCCTCACATCAGCCTGGTTCCTTCTGTGGCTACCAACAGCAGCGACGGATGCCAGTTGACCTACGGTATCAACTGGAGCGAAGGAGACAGCTCCCTGGAGGTGGTGGATGGCCTGAAGGGCAAGACCCTAGAGGA atctccctttaagagtGGCCCTGCTCTTGCGAGCCGTCTGTGCAAAGCAGCGATGCTGCACCGCTTCAAATTGGTGGCCAAAGAGGCCCAGAGGCAGGACCTGCTGGCCACAAGCTCCTACAGAGAAGCCAAG AGGATGGCGAAGCCGTACCAGGAGGCCAAGAACGTGCTGAGGGCGTACCTGTTGCAGCAGGGCTTTGGTTCCTGGCTGGTGAAGGTTTCTGTTAGTGATAAATTAAGCATGTGA